CCCCATGTCCCTGACCCAGTCCCGCCCCGGGACGCTCTCCTCGGCCGTCCCCGAACCGCGCTGGACCCCCCGCCTTTGGGCCGTCCTCGCCGTGCTGTGCCTCGTGCTGTTCCTCGACGGCCTCGACGTCTCCATGGTCGGCGTCGCCCTGCCCTCCATCGGCCACGACCTCGGCATGGCCACCGGCTCACTGCAGTGGATCATCAACGGCTACGTCCTCGGCTACGGCGGCCTGATGCTGCTCGGCGGCCGCACCGCCGACCTGCTCGGACGCCGCCGCGTCTTCCTCGTCGCGCTGGCCGTCTTCGCCGCCGCCTCGCTGCTCGGCGGCCTCGTCGACAGCGGCACGCTGCTGATCGCCACCCGCTTCGTCAAGGGCGTGGCCGCCGCCTTCACCGCGCCCGCCGGCCTGTCGATCCTCACCACGACGTTCCCGGAGGGCCCGCAGCGCAACCGGGCGCTGTCGGTCTTCAGCCTCTTCGGCGCCCTGGGCTACTCCTCGGGCCTGATCCTGGGCGGTCTGCTCACCGGGATCGGCTGGCGCTGGACCTTCCTCATGCCGGTCCCGCTCGCCCTGCTCGCGCTGGTCGTCGGCCTGATTCTGATCCCGCGCGACCGCCGCACCGAGACCGGCGGCCAGGACCCGGCCGGGGCGGTCACCCTCACCGCGGGCATGCTGCTCGCCGTGTACGCCGTGGTCACCGCCCCGCAGACGGGCTGGGCCTCCGGGGCGACCCTCGCAGCCTTCGGCGTCGCCGCCCTGCTGCTGCTCGCCTTCGTCCTGATCGAGCAGCGGGTCCGGCACCCGCTGGTCCGCTTCGGCATCCTGCGCAAGGCCACCACGGTCCGGGCCAACCTCAGCATCGTCGCGCTGATGGGCTCCTACCTCAGCTTCCAGTTCATGATGACGCTGTTCCTGCAGGACGGGCTCGGCTGGTCGCCCCTGCGCATGGCCTTCGCGCTGCTGCCGGTCGGCCTGATCGTCGCCGTCGGCTCGCCCCTCACCGGACGGCTCGTCAATCGCTTCGGCACAGCACCGCTCATCATCACCTCGATGACCTCGCTGACCCTCGGCTACGTCTGGTTCCTGGCGACGGCCGGCTCCTCACCCGACTACCTCACCGCCATGCTCCCGGCCCTGCTGCTCCTCGGCGGCGGCTTCGCATTCGGCTACAGCGCCATCATGGCCCAGGCCACCGAAGGCATCGACGACTCCGAACAGGGCCTCGCCTCCGGCCTGGTACAGACCTCCGGCCAGGTCGGCGCCGCCCTCGTCCTCGCCGTACTCACCGCCGTGATCGCCCAAGCCGGCGACAGCGGCGGCGACTTCACCGCCTACCGGCCCGGCCTGAACCTGGTCACCGGCGTAGCCGCGATCGGGTTGCTCCTGAACCTGGTCCCCGCGCTGCGTCTGCGGCGGCGCTGAGCCCCGACAGACGGAGAGCCGACCCGAGGCCAGCCCCGGGTCGGCTTTCCGTGACCGGCGCTCACGCCAGGTTCTTGGCGAAGAACTCCTCCATGTCCCTGCCTCTCCTGCGGTTGTTCGTCAGCGGACGTGGCAGTCGAACCAGTCGACAGCGACCTCGGGGTGCTCGCTGAAGTAGTTGTAGCCGTCGAAGCGGCGGGTGCTGCCGTGGATCCAGTGCATCTGCTTGTCCTCGACGGGGATGGCGTCGTGGACGGCCTGCACGGCTTCAGGGGTGGTCATGACGTCGTCGTGCTCCTGCGTCACCAGCGTGGGTACGGTGATGGCGGAGGCGTACTTGGCAGGCGACTGCTCTGCAAGACGGAATCCGGTGCGCTCCAGCACGGCCTGGTCGAGCCGGTCGTAACCGCCTCTGAAACCAAGGGCCTTGGAGAACTGTTCGCCGATGGAACGGCCCTCCAACGGCTGGAGCATCACCAGTGCCTGGATCTCGGCGAACTCCTCGGGGTGCTTGGCCCAGGCCACGGCAGTGGAGTTGGCGCCCAGGCACACCGACAGCAGGGCCTTCTTCATGTTCTTGGTGTCGGGGCGTGCCGCGGCGTAGCGGAGGGCTCCGATGACGTCGCGGTACTCGGTGAGGCCGATCGTGCAGATGCCGCCGTTGCCGTACCCGCTCATGCCGTGGTTGCGCAGGTCGTAGGCGAGGACGTTGTAGCCGGCGTCGTGCAGTGCCTTGTAGGAGGGGAGGAAGTTGACCTCGAAGCCGCCGAAGCGGTCCCAGCCGGGCAGGTGTCCGGGATAGCCGTAGCGGTTGCCGGGGGAGAAGTGGTTGTGGGTGATCAGCCGGTCCGAGTCGGCCGGGATGAACCACCCCTCGAGAGGCACGCCGTCCATCGACGGGAACGTCACGTCCTCGTAGGCCAGGCCCAGTTCGGAGGGCCGGCGCAGCAGAGGCGCGCGCCGGCCGTCGGTGGTGCCTTCCGTCCACTGCCCGACGAATCCGTTGAATGCCAGCTCGGCCATGTCGAGTTCGGTCATGGTGCGCTCCTGATTTCCCGGCAAGGGTGCTTGATGTGTGGTACTCCGGGCGCCTGAATTTTCCTCAAGATAGGCCCGTAAGTACATTTTCTGCATCTTGAGCCGGGTCTGGGTAGAGAAAGTGAAGGGGAAGGAATTCTCCCAGGGAGTAATTCCTCCCTGCCGGGAACGGGATGAATCCGGTAATGGTGCGGATGCGCCTGCGTTCCTCATGGCTGTGCCCTTGTCGGGCCGCAGTGCGGCGCCCCGACAAGGGCACAGGGAGTGTGGTGGAGAATCCGGGGTCAGATCGTCGCGGTGTCGATCACGAACCGGTACCGGACGTCGCTCGCCTGCACCCGCTCGTACGCCTCGTTGATCTCGGACGCGGCGATGACTTCGATCTCGGCGCCGAAGCCGTGCTCGGCACAGAAGTCCAGCATCTCCTGGGTCTCGGCGATGCCGCCGATGGCGGAGCCGGCGATCGACCTGCGGCCCAT
The Streptomyces sp. CGMCC 4.7035 DNA segment above includes these coding regions:
- a CDS encoding MFS transporter; its protein translation is MSLTQSRPGTLSSAVPEPRWTPRLWAVLAVLCLVLFLDGLDVSMVGVALPSIGHDLGMATGSLQWIINGYVLGYGGLMLLGGRTADLLGRRRVFLVALAVFAAASLLGGLVDSGTLLIATRFVKGVAAAFTAPAGLSILTTTFPEGPQRNRALSVFSLFGALGYSSGLILGGLLTGIGWRWTFLMPVPLALLALVVGLILIPRDRRTETGGQDPAGAVTLTAGMLLAVYAVVTAPQTGWASGATLAAFGVAALLLLAFVLIEQRVRHPLVRFGILRKATTVRANLSIVALMGSYLSFQFMMTLFLQDGLGWSPLRMAFALLPVGLIVAVGSPLTGRLVNRFGTAPLIITSMTSLTLGYVWFLATAGSSPDYLTAMLPALLLLGGGFAFGYSAIMAQATEGIDDSEQGLASGLVQTSGQVGAALVLAVLTAVIAQAGDSGGDFTAYRPGLNLVTGVAAIGLLLNLVPALRLRRR
- a CDS encoding alpha/beta hydrolase family protein; protein product: MTELDMAELAFNGFVGQWTEGTTDGRRAPLLRRPSELGLAYEDVTFPSMDGVPLEGWFIPADSDRLITHNHFSPGNRYGYPGHLPGWDRFGGFEVNFLPSYKALHDAGYNVLAYDLRNHGMSGYGNGGICTIGLTEYRDVIGALRYAAARPDTKNMKKALLSVCLGANSTAVAWAKHPEEFAEIQALVMLQPLEGRSIGEQFSKALGFRGGYDRLDQAVLERTGFRLAEQSPAKYASAITVPTLVTQEHDDVMTTPEAVQAVHDAIPVEDKQMHWIHGSTRRFDGYNYFSEHPEVAVDWFDCHVR